The sequence below is a genomic window from Sorangiineae bacterium MSr12523.
TCTACCTTTTTCTACTTCGCAGACGGATCGGCCACGCGGCCGTTGAACAGGATCATCCCCGTCGCATTGTCGCGAATGAAGAACAAGAACGGGTGATCCGCGTGAAACTGCGCCACCTTCTCGGGCATGGGCATCGCCGTGGCACGCATCATCACCACCGCGCTGGCGGCCGCCGCCTCGGTTCCCTTTTCATCGACCTTGACGAAGGCCTTGTGAAACACCTGCGAGATATAAAGCTTGTCGTCGGGCGACGGCGGGTTCGCGATGCCCGTGAAATCCGCCGTGCGGCGATTGAAGGCGAGTGTCATCCCCATCTCTTGCAGCCGATCGCCCAAGGCGAGCGAGGCCGAGGGATTGATCTCGAACTTCGGAACTTCCACGTTCACCGTTTGCGGTTTGAGCGCGGAGACGAGGTCGGCGATCTTGCCATTGTCGAGCGACTTCTCGAGAGCCTCCACGCCGTCGACCTTGTCGGGCAGCACGAAGAGCATGGACATCTGGCCGCCCTTGTAGCCGATCTCCAGCGCCTTCAGCCCATCTTGCTGCACGAAGCGCAGACGGTCCTCGCGGCGCATGGTGGAGACGTCCTTCTTCGTCGTGGCGTTCACATGGAATGGCGACGGCTTGGTCTTTTCTTTGTCGAAGGGCGTCTGCCAATCGCCGAGGAAGTAGAGGGCATTGACCAGCACGAGCCGCGAATCGGGCTTGATGGTGCCCGCGGGGATGAGATCCTTGATGCGCTTTTCCGTTTGCTCTTCGACCCACGCATTGATGCGCACGCGCGTCGGCTCGGGCGCCTTGATGAAGTCGACCGCCTCGAGCGGCGCGCCGAAGGCGGCCTTGGTGGACTCGAGGAAGGGCGATTCGAACTTGTACGTCTTCTCGCCGAAGAGCCGGTTCGCAATGCGGAACTTGATGGGCCGGGTGGGCTCCTGCAGGGCGCTCGAGAGTTTGCCCGCCGACTGCAGCACCTCCTGCGGCGTGCCCTCGAGGTGAAGCACCTTTCGCATTTGGTCGGCCGTATCGCCCTTGGCGCCGGCCCACGCCATCGTCAGCGCGGTGGTGATGCTCGCGGGCGAGACGACGATGTTGCCCTTCTGGGTGCGCACGCGCTGGTACAAATCGAAGCCGAACAAGTTGCTGTCGTGCGCGAAGCGCGTGGTGATCTCCGCGGAAATCGAGCCGGAGGCCCCCGACGAGGCCGATGTGTCGCTGGCAGGGGGCATGGCGCTCGCGCTCGGTGCGGGGGTTGGGGTCACGGCAACCGGCTCGGACGAAGGCGGTGGTTGCGCAGTGGAAGGCGTCTGCGATTCCGGCGGGGGATTCGAATTGCAGTGCGCAGCGCCCACTCCAAGTAGAGACGCAACGAGCGGGGCGAGACGGCGGATGGTCATGTCGGTTCGACGCTCCTCGTGAAGCAAGGATCTACGATTCTCATGGAAGCATCCACCCCAGAACCGACGTACTCTGCAGCACGACAATGACGCACATGACCACGAGAAGGCCGAGGCTCCACGGCAGCACTTGACGAAGCAGCACGCTCTCCTGCCCCACCATGGAAGCCGAGGCGCAGGCGATGGTGAGATTCTGCGGCGAGATCATCTTTCCGAGGACGCCGCCGGAGCTGTTGGCCGCCGAGAGAAGCACCGGCGAGAGCCCCGCTTGCGTTGCCGCCGTGGCCTGCAAGGCGCCGAAGAGCGCGTTGGACGAGGTGTCCGATCCGGACACCGCCACGCCAAACCAACCGAGCACCGGGGAGAGAAACGCGAGCGCAGGCCCCGTCCCCGCAATCCACGAGCCGATGGTGGCCGTCTGGCCCGAGAGGTTCATCACGTACGCGAGGCCGAGAACGCCCATCACGGTGACGATGGGAAGACGGAGCTTGCTCACCGTCGACGTGTACTCGAGGACGGCGTCCTTCGGCGAAAGCTTCAAGATGGCCGCGGTGATGACGCCGGAGAGCAGCACCAACGTGCCGCCCGTGGCGAGCAGCGGAAGGGAGAAGTTGTTCCCCGACGCAGGCTTGCCCGCCGCGGTTTTGATGTCGAGCAGCGGCCAATGGAAGGTCTGCGTGGCCGATGCGAGCAACGACTTCAACGCGGGGATCTGCGCGAGGGCGAAGATGACGATGATGACCGCGTAAGGAGCGTACGCGCGTACGATTTCCGCCGTCGAATCGGTCTGCTCTTCCGTCGCCGTCGCATTCGGGTTTTTGCGCGGCATGAAGACGAGAACGAGCGCACCGGCCAGCGACGCGACGATGTCGGTCAGCTCCGTGGAGAGGTAATTCGCCGTGGCGAATTGGCCTACGGCAAAGGCGGTACCGCAGAGGAGCGCGGGAAACCATGTTTCACGCAGGCCGCGTTTGCCGTCGATCAGCGCGACCAACACGAGCGGCACGAAGAGCGCGAGCAGCGGCGTTTGCCGCCCCACGGTGGCCGAGAGGGGACCAAGCGGGAGCGCGGTGACCTTGGCCAAGGTCACCACCGGGGTGCCCATGGCGCCAAAAGCCACGGGTGCCGTATTGGCCACGAGCGCCACGACGGCGGCGCGCATGGGAGGGAACCCCAGCGCGACGAGCATGACCGAGGAGATGGCCACCGGGGCACCGAAACCGGCGAGGGCTTCGATCAAGCCGCCGAAACAGAATGCGACGATGACACCTTGGATGCGTGGATCGTCGGAGATGCGGCTGAAGGATCGCCGGAGCACGTCGAAGTGCCCGGTTTTCACGGTCATGTGATAGACCCAGAGCGCGTTGATGACGATCCACAGGATCGGGAAGACGCCAAAGACTGCTCCCTGGGCCGCGCTGGAAAGCGCTTGCACCATGGGCATTTGGAAGGCGAAAACGGCCACCAGGATGGCCAGCGCCAGCGCGATCAGTGCGGCCCGATACGCCGCGACGCGAAGGCCCCCGAGCAGGACGAACAAGATCACCAACGGCAACAACGCGATGAGTGCCGAGAGCGCGAGCGATTCACCGACCGGCGTAAGCGGCTGCACGAACATGGTCGACCTCCAGAAGGGCCCCTTTGGAAACCCTAGGAGATTCAGCCGAAAATCAAAATCCCTTCCCGTCTCGGCGTCTTGCTGTGAACTTTCTTTTCTTAGGCAGGACGGGAGCCCGGGGGGATCGCCGGTGCAGCACCACTTAATTGCTGCATTTGCCTGCGGCGGTGGAGGATGGACTCGAGGGCGAAGACCGCGAGACCGAGCCAAACCAAGGTGAATCCGGCCCAGCGTGACGCGGGCATGTCTTCATGCATCACGACCACCCCGCAAAGGAATTGCAAGATGGGGGCGATGTACTGCAATAGCCCCACGGTCGTGAGCGGCACGCGGTTGGCGGCGGCGGCGAACCAGAGAAGGGGGACGGCCGTCAGTACGCCGCAGGAGGCGAGGAGCAGATCTTTGCTGGTGGAGACATGCCCGAAGGTCCCGTGCCCCGTGCCGTCGACGTAAAGCAGGTAGCCGAGGGCCGGAAGAAAGAGCAGCCCCGTCTCGACGGTGAGGCTCTCGAGGGCGCCGACCGCGGCCTTCTTCTTGACGAAGCCATAGAGGCCGAAGGTCAGAGCCAACGTCAGCGCGATCCAAGGCAGGCGCCCGTAGTCGATGGTGAGGATCACGACCGCGATGGCCGCAATGCTCAACGCGATCCACTGCGCGCGCCGGACGCGCTCCCCGAGGAAGAAGACGCCGAGGAGGACCGACACGAGCGGGTTGATGAAGTACCCGAGCGCCGTCTCGACCACATGGCCGTGGTTCACGGCCCAGATGTACGTGGCCCAGTTGGCGGACACGAGCCCGGCGGCCAACGCCAGCATACGAATCCGGCGGCCTCCGATGGCGCGAAGCCAGTTCAGGCTGCGCAGCCGCGCCATGAGGATGACCATGACGACGAGCGACCAGACGATGCGGTGAGCGAGGATCTCGAAGGCCGCGGCCGGTTTGAGAAGCGGCCAGAAGAGTGGGAAAAGGCCCCACGACATATAGGCGGCGATCCCGAAAAAAACCCCCTTACGCTGCTCACTCATTCTCGGATGCGGGACTTTGGTGCCGTTCGGTCGGAAAAGCCAGGGTCCAATCCGGCAAATGGCCCCCGGCCAGCGGGGCTATGGGAGCTATCGGCGCGCCCGCGGAAGGAATGGAATGGCGCGCTTTTCCAAACCGGCCTTGAGGGCAATGCGCTGATTCTTGGAGCCGACGAGGCGGCGCTGGAAGCGGCGTTCCCACGACAGCGCCTCCCCTTCCCCGCCATTCCATGCATGTTGCAGCAATGCTTTGGCGGAGGCGACGGCATCCGGCGATCGGGTCGCGATCTCTTCGGCGAGCTTCCTCGCATCCTCGAGCGGTGCCTGGCTGACGTGGGTGACGAGACCGAGCGACTTGGCCTCGATGCCACTGACGATGCGGCCGGTCATGGTGAGCTCTTTCGCGACGTCGATGGGAACGAGCTCGCGCAAGGTGACGGTTCCGCCCATGTCGGGGATGAGGCCCCACTTCGATTCCATCATGGAAATCTTGGCGTCGGCCGTGGCGAATCGAAAATCCGCGCCGAGGGCGAGTTGCAAGCCGCCGCCGAAGCACGAACCGTGGATGGCGGCGATGACGGGGACGGCGAGATCGCGCCAGGCGAGTGTGGCGCGCTGAAAGAGGTTTGCCGTGGGGGACCACAATCGCGCAAGGCCGGTGGCGAGTTGCAGCGGCTGCCCGAGAACGGATTTGAAATCGAGTCCGGCGCAGAAGGACGGACCTTCGCCATGGAGGATGACGGCACGGACGGTGCGGTTCTTCTGGAGCGATTCGGCGGCGGCGACGAGGTGCTTCAAGGTTGGGAAATCGATGCCGTTGTGCTTGTCGGGTCGTGACAACGTCACGAACGCGAGCTCGCCTTCATAGCGCACGCGTACGGGAAGGCCGTCGCGATCGTTCGGGGTGTCCGTCATGGCGCCAGGTTTTCAGGTAAGCTCGGGTCATGTCTAGCGCAACCGACCGCGTACCCGAGGCCACCGAAGTCCCGCGTCTTCTTCGGTATTACCGGATGCTCGAGCCGCTGCCCCTGGGGCTCGGCAAGCGGATTTTCTCGGAGGGGTTCAAGCTGGCCGCGCCCTATTTCCGGACCATTCCCGCGGTGGTCGATTCCGTGCGACCCGGCGAGGTGCGCGTGCACATGGACGACCGGCGAAGGGTGCGCAATCACATCGGCACGGTGCACGCGATTGCATTGTGCAACCTCGCGGAGCTGGCCATGGGCGCGGTGGCCGAGATGACCATTCCGGTGTCGCACCGGTGGATTCCAAAGAGCATGCAGACCGAATATCTGGCGAAGGCCAAGGGCCGCATGCAGGCCACGGCCACGTTGGACCTGCCGTCGCCGTTGGGCGACAAGCAGGACATCGTGGTGCCGGTGCGCGTGACGGATCCCTCGGGCAAGGAGGTGTTCGTTGCGCGCATTCAAATCTGGGTTACGCCGAAGCGGTAGCTCCCCCGGCGTCGCGCAAGGACGAGACGACGCGGGGGATGTCCGGCTCGACGAAGCACCAACGCACCTCGGGCCGCAATTGGCGAAGCCGCGCCTCGAACGCGTTGATGGTGCCGCACGCCGCGTCGATATCCATTTTGTAGGCAAATGCCAATTTGACGGCGACGAGCACTTCGCCCGGCCCTTGCTGCAAGGTAATCAGGGACAAGATGCGCTCGAGCTCCTCCATTTCGGAGACGACCTGTCGCACGGCCTTTTCCACATCGGGATCGGCCGATTCGCCAAGCAAGAGCGATTTGACCTCGGTCGCGAGAAAGACCGCCACGGCCACGAGCACGAGCCCGACGAGCAAGCTTCCCACGCCGTCCCATCGCCCATCGCCCGTCACCGCCGCGAGGACGAGCGCCGCCAGGGCAAAGAGGAGGCCCAGGGTGGCGGCGGAGTTTTCCCCGAAGATGACCACGAGGTCCGCGTCTTTGGTGGTGCGCAGGTACTGGAAGAAAGGTATCGCGCCGCGCTTCTCGTTCAGATCGCGAATGTTCGAAAAGGTGGACCAGCCTTCGAGCAGGAGCGAAAACACGAGAATGGCAATGCCAAGCCAAACGCGCTCCACGGCCTCGGGCTCGTGGATTTTGTGAATACCTTCATAAATGGAAAAGACGCCGCCGCCCGTGAAGAGCATGAGCGCGACGAGGAAGGACCAAAAATACGTAGCCCGGCCATAACCGAGGGGATGCAGTGCATCCGGCTTTTGCCGCGATTGTTTGACGCCCACGAGCAAAAGCAATTGATTGAGGCAATCCGCCGACGAATGGATGGCCTCCGCGAGCATGGCCCCCGACTTGGTGAACGCCGCCACCACGCCTTTGGTGGCCGCGATGATCATATTGACGAACAGCGATTGCAAAATGTGCTTGGTCGAGTGCTCTTGGTCCGACATGTAGACGAAGCACTTTACGCGAAAGCGCCAAGCGTTGTCGCGACGTCGCGACACGCGTGAGCCAGCAGCGAAAAAGGGCGCTTCTTTTGCATATTTGGCGGCTGACGTCCAAGGAACACATTGCATGGCGCCGAGGCGCTCCGGCGCGCTGATCACACGGGGCACGCGGAGTACTGGCGCGATCGAGGTGATGGACTCCGCCTTGCGGGTCGAGGCGCATTCGCGATTCGCGAATCGCGAATGCCGTTGGCCCCCCCAGCCGGGCGTCCGAGGCAGGGAGGGCCGACCGCCTGGACTCGAAAAGGGCGCGCCGTTTCGCGCAACCAAGCAGGGGCGCCGGTCGATTGAGGGGTGTGAGCGTGATCTTTCGTAAACTCTTCCTCGGGGTCGCCCTGGTTGCGATCGCGATGGCCTTCACGGTGTCGGGGTGCAAGGCGTCGCTCGTGCCGGCGCGGCAGGGGCTCGTGATGCGCAACCTGGAGTTGCCGGTGCGGCAGATGGTCTATCCCTCGGGCCTCCGCGTCCTTGCGGAGCGCGATGCGCGCACGAAGCTCGTCGGGCTGTTCCTCGTCGTGGGCGCGGGCTCCTCCAGCGATCCGCCCGGCAAGGAAGGTCTGGCCCACTACATCGAGCATTTGGCATTTCGCTCACGGCCCTTTGGCAAATCCGGACTTCGACGGCTCCTCGAGCGCGCCGGTGCGGGCGAATGGAATGCGTACACGTCGCTGGATGCCACCGTGTACCACGAGGTTGGACCGGCTTCCTCGCTGGGCGAATTGCTTCGGCTCGAGGGGGCGCGGATGCTCGCGCCGGTGACGAAGCTGACGCCGGAGACGCTCTCCGTGGAGCTCGACGTCGTTCGGAGTGAACTGCGCGAGCACAACGAGACAGGCTTCATGGGCGAGACGCTCGGCACGTTGCAAAAGGCAGTGTTTCCCGAAGGACACCCGTATGCACGCCCCGTCATTGGGACCCACGAGAGCCTGACCTCCATCAAGGTCGACGACATCAAGGCATTCCTCGACGCGCAGTATCAACCCGACAACATGACCCTCGCGATCGTCGGCGACATCGATATGGCCTCGATCGATGCCATCGTCAAGCAAGAGCTCCCGCCCGAACTCCTGCGCGCGCGGCCCGCCAAGGCTCGCCCGGTCTTTCCGGAGCAGCCGCCCGAACCCCCGGCTCCCCCGCCGCAGCTTCTCACGCGAAGCACGGCCGCCGTCGCCACACCGGAGCTTTGGATCGGGTGGTCGCTCCCGCGCGCGTTCGATGCGGACACCCACCTCGTGGGCATGATCGAGGACATGGCCGCGGAAGGACTGTCCGCGGCCGCGCTGCGAAGCTCGTATGGTGCAGGCGATGCCGGCGTGCGGGACGTCATCTTCGTAGACACGGGCGTCGTGCAAGGGAAAGACGCCTCGATGCTGGTGTGCCGTGTAGGACTCCAAGAGGCCGCGGACCCCGAGAGAAGCCTCAAACACGTGCTCGATCAATTGCCCGAAATCTGGGATGAGCCGATCAACCACATAGCCATGTAATTTGGCCAGGTGGTCTTTGGGAGCCGCCAGAATGAGGCCGTGGTGAAGATGCTCCTGGAGACGGAAGACATCGTAAGGCATGGCACCACGCGCGCACTCACCACGCATTTTACCAAGAACCCAGCGACCTACCTGCGTAGCGTCGACAAGGTCCTGGAGCTCAAGTCCTCGAAGCTGATCGATTATGCGGAAAAGTACCTGGCGCGCGATCGTGCGCGGGCAGTGCTCTTCATGCCCGCTCCAGGCGGAGCGCGGGCTGATGCAAAGTCCATCGGTTCCCAGCAACTCGGGGAGGAGGACGCGTTGCCTCTTCGAGTCGATACCGAGCGGCTTGCTGCCATCGCGCCTTCGCCGGTGCCGAATGGATATCGACAGTTCTCTCTGAGCAATGGTTTGCAGGTCGTCATCGTACGACGCGACGGGTCGCCCACTGCTTCGGTGCAATTGTCGATGCGCGGCGGATTCGGCGCCGCGGAAAGTCCGGCCGCCGCGCAGGTGGCGGCCATGTTGATGCAGCCGCCTCGCTGGAACGCGCATGGCTCGCCTGCGGAATTCGGCGGTCAGATGCAGCGAACATTGAATCAGGACAAGATGCACTACGCCCTCGACGGGGCCGCGGGAAACGTCGGCATGATGATCGCCATCCTCGCCGAGACGGTTCCCGGATCGTATGTGACGAGTGATTCGTTTCGTCGCCTTCGGAACTATCGCGTGCCGTATTTGAAACTCGCCGAGCGCAAGCCGGAGGCGGCGGCCTCGCGCGCCTTCCGGTCGAGCCTTTTTGCCGGGCATCCATACGGTCGCCCCGTGACGGCGGACGAGATCGGTGAGTCGAGCGAAGGGGCGGCGGACGATTGGATCCATGGGACGCATGTCGCTCGAAACGCCTTGCTGGCCGTGGTCGGAGAGATCGATCCCGCGGAGGTCGAGAAGATCGTTCGCAGCGAATTTGGT
It includes:
- a CDS encoding serpin family protein is translated as MTIRRLAPLVASLLGVGAAHCNSNPPPESQTPSTAQPPPSSEPVAVTPTPAPSASAMPPASDTSASSGASGSISAEITTRFAHDSNLFGFDLYQRVRTQKGNIVVSPASITTALTMAWAGAKGDTADQMRKVLHLEGTPQEVLQSAGKLSSALQEPTRPIKFRIANRLFGEKTYKFESPFLESTKAAFGAPLEAVDFIKAPEPTRVRINAWVEEQTEKRIKDLIPAGTIKPDSRLVLVNALYFLGDWQTPFDKEKTKPSPFHVNATTKKDVSTMRREDRLRFVQQDGLKALEIGYKGGQMSMLFVLPDKVDGVEALEKSLDNGKIADLVSALKPQTVNVEVPKFEINPSASLALGDRLQEMGMTLAFNRRTADFTGIANPPSPDDKLYISQVFHKAFVKVDEKGTEAAAASAVVMMRATAMPMPEKVAQFHADHPFLFFIRDNATGMILFNGRVADPSAK
- a CDS encoding L-lactate permease — its product is MFVQPLTPVGESLALSALIALLPLVILFVLLGGLRVAAYRAALIALALAILVAVFAFQMPMVQALSSAAQGAVFGVFPILWIVINALWVYHMTVKTGHFDVLRRSFSRISDDPRIQGVIVAFCFGGLIEALAGFGAPVAISSVMLVALGFPPMRAAVVALVANTAPVAFGAMGTPVVTLAKVTALPLGPLSATVGRQTPLLALFVPLVLVALIDGKRGLRETWFPALLCGTAFAVGQFATANYLSTELTDIVASLAGALVLVFMPRKNPNATATEEQTDSTAEIVRAYAPYAVIIVIFALAQIPALKSLLASATQTFHWPLLDIKTAAGKPASGNNFSLPLLATGGTLVLLSGVITAAILKLSPKDAVLEYTSTVSKLRLPIVTVMGVLGLAYVMNLSGQTATIGSWIAGTGPALAFLSPVLGWFGVAVSGSDTSSNALFGALQATAATQAGLSPVLLSAANSSGGVLGKMISPQNLTIACASASMVGQESVLLRQVLPWSLGLLVVMCVIVVLQSTSVLGWMLP
- the rarD gene encoding EamA family transporter RarD translates to MSEQRKGVFFGIAAYMSWGLFPLFWPLLKPAAAFEILAHRIVWSLVVMVILMARLRSLNWLRAIGGRRIRMLALAAGLVSANWATYIWAVNHGHVVETALGYFINPLVSVLLGVFFLGERVRRAQWIALSIAAIAVVILTIDYGRLPWIALTLALTFGLYGFVKKKAAVGALESLTVETGLLFLPALGYLLYVDGTGHGTFGHVSTSKDLLLASCGVLTAVPLLWFAAAANRVPLTTVGLLQYIAPILQFLCGVVVMHEDMPASRWAGFTLVWLGLAVFALESILHRRRQMQQLSGAAPAIPPGSRPA
- a CDS encoding crotonase/enoyl-CoA hydratase family protein, encoding MTDTPNDRDGLPVRVRYEGELAFVTLSRPDKHNGIDFPTLKHLVAAAESLQKNRTVRAVILHGEGPSFCAGLDFKSVLGQPLQLATGLARLWSPTANLFQRATLAWRDLAVPVIAAIHGSCFGGGLQLALGADFRFATADAKISMMESKWGLIPDMGGTVTLRELVPIDVAKELTMTGRIVSGIEAKSLGLVTHVSQAPLEDARKLAEEIATRSPDAVASAKALLQHAWNGGEGEALSWERRFQRRLVGSKNQRIALKAGLEKRAIPFLPRARR
- a CDS encoding DUF4442 domain-containing protein, with protein sequence MSSATDRVPEATEVPRLLRYYRMLEPLPLGLGKRIFSEGFKLAAPYFRTIPAVVDSVRPGEVRVHMDDRRRVRNHIGTVHAIALCNLAELAMGAVAEMTIPVSHRWIPKSMQTEYLAKAKGRMQATATLDLPSPLGDKQDIVVPVRVTDPSGKEVFVARIQIWVTPKR
- a CDS encoding cation diffusion facilitator family transporter, which translates into the protein MSRRRDNAWRFRVKCFVYMSDQEHSTKHILQSLFVNMIIAATKGVVAAFTKSGAMLAEAIHSSADCLNQLLLLVGVKQSRQKPDALHPLGYGRATYFWSFLVALMLFTGGGVFSIYEGIHKIHEPEAVERVWLGIAILVFSLLLEGWSTFSNIRDLNEKRGAIPFFQYLRTTKDADLVVIFGENSAATLGLLFALAALVLAAVTGDGRWDGVGSLLVGLVLVAVAVFLATEVKSLLLGESADPDVEKAVRQVVSEMEELERILSLITLQQGPGEVLVAVKLAFAYKMDIDAACGTINAFEARLRQLRPEVRWCFVEPDIPRVVSSLRDAGGATASA
- a CDS encoding insulinase family protein, which produces MIFRKLFLGVALVAIAMAFTVSGCKASLVPARQGLVMRNLELPVRQMVYPSGLRVLAERDARTKLVGLFLVVGAGSSSDPPGKEGLAHYIEHLAFRSRPFGKSGLRRLLERAGAGEWNAYTSLDATVYHEVGPASSLGELLRLEGARMLAPVTKLTPETLSVELDVVRSELREHNETGFMGETLGTLQKAVFPEGHPYARPVIGTHESLTSIKVDDIKAFLDAQYQPDNMTLAIVGDIDMASIDAIVKQELPPELLRARPAKARPVFPEQPPEPPAPPPQLLTRSTAAVATPELWIGWSLPRAFDADTHLVGMIEDMAAEGLSAAALRSSYGAGDAGVRDVIFVDTGVVQGKDASMLVCRVGLQEAADPERSLKHVLDQLPEIWDEPINHIAM
- a CDS encoding insulinase family protein → MLLETEDIVRHGTTRALTTHFTKNPATYLRSVDKVLELKSSKLIDYAEKYLARDRARAVLFMPAPGGARADAKSIGSQQLGEEDALPLRVDTERLAAIAPSPVPNGYRQFSLSNGLQVVIVRRDGSPTASVQLSMRGGFGAAESPAAAQVAAMLMQPPRWNAHGSPAEFGGQMQRTLNQDKMHYALDGAAGNVGMMIAILAETVPGSYVTSDSFRRLRNYRVPYLKLAERKPEAAASRAFRSSLFAGHPYGRPVTADEIGESSEGAADDWIHGTHVARNALLAVVGEIDPAEVEKIVRSEFGDWEAGQGAAPVPPAYEPPRRKAASAVPEINVLVTERPGATQAQIQLGCILPAVHRALDDDQHDVAAQLVQTRLGEALRERAGVTYGIRANAFVLRGGTAFLEIRGAVERDALSTALTTVRDALRQVGDKTASENELAWAKLRAARLHTTQYVTNRNVTRAILNRVNLGFPIETLNSTAADIGATTPERVRDDIHACTAAGVTLSIVGDGPSIRTALKTAGLRLPLP